The Actinoplanes sp. N902-109 genomic interval GCCGCGGTGGTCGCACCGGTGGGGTCCGGCGGTACCGCCGTGGTCATGTCGCCGTTCATCGTCCTCGCCCTCGTCGTCAGCCCGTGGCCAGATGCAGCATCCAGCTTTGGGATCGGCGGGGCGTCGAACAAGCACGCACCTGCGTGCCAGTCGCGCTCAACGGACTGTCACGACGCCACTTTCGTACGGATGCCGTGGCCGGCGTTGATCTCGGCCCACACCTCGTCGAGGGAGAGCCCGAGGACGTCCGCGATCGCCGCGATGGTGGAGAACGCGGGGGTGGCCACCCGGCCCGACTCGATCTTGCGCAGGGTCTCGGGCGAGACGCGGGCGTCGAGGGCGGTCTCGAGCATGGACCGTTGCCCGCGGGCGCGGCGTAACAGGGCGCCGAGGCGCTGCCCGCGCTCGACCTCTTCCGGGGTGAGCGGCAACCTGACCATGACCCGATTCTAGTACCGGGATAATATGGCCGGGATAGTTATTGGACCACGTACCGGCAGCCGCGAGGAAGACGTCCCATGATCGAGATCTTCGAACCCGCCGACCTTCCCCGCGCCCGGGAGACCGGCGCGCTGGTCGCCGGCATCCTGCAGTCGCTCAAGAGCCGCATCGTGCCCGGCACCAACCTGCTGGACGTCGACCGGTGGGCCAAGGCCATGATCGACGAGGCCGGCGCACAGTCCTGCTACGTCGACTACGCACCCTCCTTCGGGCGCGGACCGTTCGGCCATTACATCTGTACGTCGGTCAACGACGCCGTGCTGCACGGCCTGCCCCACGACTACCAGCTGGCCGACGGCGACCTGCTCTCCCTCGACCTTGCCGTGTCGCTGGGCGGCATCGTGACCGACTCGGCCATCAGCTTCGTCGTGGGCGGCGCCGAAACCCCGGAGAGCCTCGCCCTGATCGACGCCACCCAGCGGGCGTTGCAGGCCGGGATCGCCGCCGCCGTGCCCGGTGCCCGCATCGGCGACCTGTCGTACGCCATCGGCTCGGTGCTCACCGCGGCGGGCTACCCGGTGAACACCGAGTTCGGCGGTCACGGCGTCGGGTCGACCATGCACCAGGACCCGCACATCGCCAACACCGGCAAGCCCGGCCGCGGCTACAAGCTCCGCCCCGGCCTGCTGCTCGCCCTCGAGCCCTGGATCATGGCCGACACCGACAAACTCGTCACGGACAAGGACGGCTGGACCCTGCGCAGCGCCACCGGCTGCCGCACCGCCCACAGCGAGCACACCATCTTCATCACCACCTCCGGCGCCGAGATCCTCACCCTCCCCGCGTGAGACTGCCGCGGATCGAGGTCTGCGTCGCCCGCCGGGCCGGGCGGTGTCCGAGCAGGCTGCCCGGGCGGCGATGACGAGGCGGTGGCCGGGCCGCCGGGGGCGGCGACCGCGGGCAGGGTGCGTACGACGCGGTCCGCGCGGGCAGGTCAGCCGGGCAGGGCGCTGAGTTCGCCGCCGTGGGCCGGGACGACGGTGCCGTTGAGGTAGGTGCTGTGCTCGCCGACGAGGAAGAGGACGATGTCGGCGATCTCCTGGGGTTCACCGATCCGGCCGCGGGCGTTGAGCGGGCCGAGGACGTCCGCGAGGCGGCGCGGGTCAGCGGGTCGCAGATCTACCACTACTTCGACAGCAAGCAGGCGCTCATCCGGGCGGTCATCACCAGACAGGCCGACGCCGAACCCGTACCGGGGAAACCGATGATGGGCGCCCTCGACAGCTTCGACGCGCTGCGCGCCTGGGCCGACGCCGCGGTGGAACGGCAGGAGGAGGTCGCGGACGGCAGCGAGTGCACCCTGACCTCGCTGGCGGCCGAGCTCAGCGGCACGGACGAGGACTCCCGCGCGGACCTCAGCCACGGCTTCCTGCGCTGGCAGGGCCTGCTGCACGACAGCTTGCGCGCGATGCAGCAGCGCGGTGACCTGAGTGCCGGCGCTGATCTCGACGAGCTCGCGCTGGGTCTGCTCGCCGCGCTGCAGGGCGGCAAGGTGCTCAGCCGGACGATGGGCAGCACGAAGCCGCTGCGGGCCGCGCTCAACGCCGCCCTGTCGTACGTACGGACCTACGTCACCGCTTGAGGGATGCAACCCTTCGGACCGCGGCCCCCGACAGAGGGGTGAAGGCGGCCGTCGAAGGGAGCGGGATGCGGCCCGAACAGGAACGGGAATACATCGAGTACGTGCGGGGGCGGCTGACCAAGCTGCACCGCACCGCGTACTTGCTCTGCGGCGACGCCCACCGGGCCGACGACATCGTCCAGGCCACGCTGACCTCGCTGTACAAGCATTGGAAGCGGGTGACCGCGGCGGACAACGTCGACGGGTACGTGCACAGCATCCTCGTGCGCCGCTACCTCGACGAGCGCCGGCTGCGGTGGTCGCGGGTGCTGCTCGGCGAGGTCCCGGTGCACGCGGCCACGGTCGCCGCCGCGGATCACGGCATCGCCGAACGCGACGCGCTGATCACGGCGCTGCGGGCCCTGCCCAAGGGCCAGCGGGCCGTGGTGGTGCTGCGCTACTTCGACGACTTGAGCGTCGAAGCCACCGCGGAGGCGCTGAAGTGCTCGGTCGGCAACGTCAAAAGCCAGTGTGCGCGGGGGCTGGCGGCCCTGCGCGCGGCGCTCGGCCCGGAACGCCAGGTCAGTTCGGCACAGGGAATGAGGAACCAGTGATGATGGGCGAGCAGGACGTACGCGAACGACTCCAGGCGGTCGAGGTGCCGGCCACGAGCCTGCGGGTGGAGACGGTGGTCGCGGGTGGTCGCAAGCAGGCCCGGCGCAGCCGGATGCTGCAGGCCGGCTGTGGCGCGGCCCTGGCCACCGGGCTGCTGGCCGGCGTCCCGGCGGTGCTGATGCACCCCGGCGACCAACCGCCGGCGCAGGCCGCGGCGGCCCCGGCAGCGTCCCCCGGCGGGTCGGCGGGGCCCCGGCAGGCGACACCGAACCCGGACCTGCCGACCCTGCGGTGCGCCGCCACCAGTCTGCCGATCCCGAGCGGGATGACCTCGGTCCAGCCCGCCGACGTGGACCCGACCGGCAGGTACGTGCTCGGCAACAACAGCCGGTCCAGCGACAAGCTGACGCCCGAGGGCAAGGTGGCGGGCGTCGCGTCGGCCCAGGTGGTCCTGTGGACCAACGGCCGGCCGCAGGCGCTGCCCAAGGTGCGCGACTGGACCGCCGGCGACGCCGTCAACGCCGGCGGCACGGTGGCCGCGATCGCCGGCGCCAAGGACAAGCCGGGCGACGCGGTGGTGCGGTACACCGCGGGGGTGCCGGAGCAGCTGACTCCCCCGGCCGGCGCGTGGACGTTCAGCCTGGCCAGCATCAACGCCGGCGGCGACATCCTGGTCAACGCCTCGCGGCAGGGTGGCGACGACCGCACCGACGCCGTCCTGCTCTGGAAGGCCGGATCGGCAACCGCGGTCAAGATCCCCCTGCCCCGGTACGCCCGGGGCACCAGCCTCCTGGACGACGGCACGATCGTGGGCGACCTGGCGACCGGCAACAACGGCACCATCACCTCGTACACCTGGAACCAGCAGGGCAAGGGGCAGGCGCTGAAGGCGCCGGCCGGCCAGGACGGCTCGGTCAGCAACGCGCACGGCGACTGGGCCACCGGCAACCTCTGGCCCTCCGGGGAGGTCGCCCGGTGGAACCTGCGCACCGGTGAGGTCACCCAGCTGCCGGTCGGCTCCCCCGCCCAGAGCATCAACGCCAAGGGCTGGATCGCCTCGGACGGCACGGTGCTGCGCAACGACACCAACGTCGATCTCGGCCTGCTGCCCGACGGCACCCGCGGCGACCCGCTGTACCTCTCCGACAGCGGCCTGGTGGTGGGTCTCCCGTTCACCGGCGCCTCCGGTGTGATCACCTGGCAGTGCAACGGCTGACCCCGCCGTGACCGCTGAGCCGGGTGCCGCCGATCCGCGCGGCGCCCGGCTCAGCCATGCCGCACCCATCCGTGACGACCTCGGGAATTGACGGTCGCGCAGGGGTTCGTTGACGGGGTTGCGGGACTCTGCCCGATGACGGCAGCACTGTCGACAGGGGGAGTCATGAGAAAGGTTGTTCAGGGGGCTGCGATCGTGGTCGCGGCTCTGCTCGCGGGGGTCGCCGGGGTGGCCGGTCCGGCGCAGGCCGGGGTGGGCAAACCGCCCGGGCCGCGACCGCCGGCCTCGGCATCGGCGGCGGAGCTGACCGCCAAGGCCATCGGCGACTGCCCGCGTGAGTATGCGTGTCTCTGGTACTGGACGTACTACGAGGGCACGCGGTGGCAGGGCAAGAACTGGAACCCGTACCTCCCGGGCACGATCAAGAATTTGTCCGAGTCGTCGTTCAACAACGGCGTGAACTGCACCGTGCACTGGTACGACGGCGAGTGGTACGGCTCGTACCTGTTCAGCCAGGCCCGTGGGGTTGGCTATCCGAACCTCTACGACCTGGGCTACGCCAACCGCATCGAGTCGATGAACTGGTGCTGACCAGGACCCGGCGGCCGCTGCCCAGCGCGGCCGCCGGGGCACCCCGACCGGATGGACAGTTCTCATGCGGACATTTCTCGTCGCCTGCCTGGTGCTCGGCTCGCTCGCCGCGTGCGGCCGGGCAACCGGGCCCACCACCGTCGACCCGGCGACCGTCGACATGATCACCCACTCGGGCCCCTTCCTCGACCGGTATCACCAGGTCGACGTCGCGTTCGTGGCGGCGACGCGGCAGTGCATGCGCGCCGCGGGACACGACTGGCAGGGCGCCCCGGACGCGGTCAACCCCGAGGCCAAGGAGGGTGGCGGGGTGAGCCTGGACCAGATCCGTACCCGTGGTTACGGCCTCTCCGACGACAGACCGCCGCAGGATCCGGGCACGGCCACCGAGGCGCTTGCCGTGGCGCTGCTGGGCGAGCGTACCGATCTCGCCGAACTGGTGTCCCCGCGCGGCGGCGTCTATCTGTACCCGCGGCACGGCTGCGCGGCGCGGACCTACACCGCCCTGTACGGCGATCTCGAGACCTGGGCCCGGGTCACCAACCTGCCCCAGGAGATCAACATCCGGCTGGGCAGGCAGGCCGAGGCCGATCCCCGCTATGCGGCCAAGCTCCGGCAATGGCGGGAGTGCATGACTGCCAAGGGATACTCGTACGCCTCACCCGACGCGATCGTGCAGAGCCTGCGCCGGGCGTACGAGCAGGACCGGCGGCCGTTGCCGGAGCGGCGCGCCGCCGAGATCCGGATCGCGCTCGACGACGTCTCCTGCAACAAGGGGGTACGGCTGACCGCCACCGCCCTGCAGCTGCGCCGGTCCTACGCCCAGCGGATCAGCCCGGCCGAACGCACCGAGATGAACCGGCTCGCCGGGCAGTTCGCGGTTGCGCTCAAGCGCAGCGAAACGCCGGTCGGCACCTCCGGTTGACGACGGTCGATGGCACCGTCGAGGCATGCTGACACTTCGCATGCTGGGGCCGGTGCAGGTGCTGTCGGCCCGGGGTGCTGTCGACCCCGGGCCGGCCCGGCAGCGCTGCGTGCTCGCCGCGCTGGCCGTGGACGCGGGCCGCCCGGTGCCGGTCCCGGCGCTGATCGACCGGGTGTGGGACGACCGGCCGCCGCAGCGCGCCCGGCACACGTTGCAGGTGCACCTGTCGCGGCTGCGGACCGTGCTGGCCGCCGCCGACCCGGCCGCCCGGATCGTGCGCCGCTGCGGTGGCTACACCCTGGATCTCGCCGCCGGGCACAGCGACATGGGCACCGTGCAGGCGCTCGTGCGGCAGGCCCGGCACCCCGGCACCGGCCTCGCCGAGCAGGGCGCCACCCTGGACCGTGCGTTGCAGCTGTGGCAGGGCACCCCGCTGGCCGGGCTGCCGGGACAGTGGGTGGAGCAGGTCCGCCAGCACTGGCTGCACCTCCGCCTCGACCTGCTCATCCGCTGGGCCGCCGCGCACCTGGCCACCGGCCGCGTCGATGCGGTGCTCGCCGGGTCGTCCGCCGCGCTCATCGACTTCCCGCTGGCCGAACCGCTGTGGGCGGTCCGGATGCGCGCGCTGGTGGCCGCGCAGCGCCGGGCCGAGGCCCTCGCCCTGTACGAGTCGGCGCGCCGCCGGCTGGCCACCGAGCTGGGCGTGGACCCGGGCCCGGAACTGGCCGCCCTGCATCACGCCCTGCTGACCTAAAGACATTGATGAGTGACGATGTTATCGTTCACGCATGTCCTCGTGGAAGCGCTTCCAAAGCCTCGTCATCGCGGCTGTGCTCGGGCTCGGACTCACCGTCGCCGGTGCGGCGGATGCGCCGGCTGCGCACGCCGCCACCGGTGACGGCTCGCCGGTCGATCCCAACATCAGCTTCGTCGGGCGCTGGAACACCACCAGCGCCGCCGGCTACGTGCCGTACTGGGCCGGCGCCTATCTGCGCGTCGGCTTCACCGGCCGCACGGTGAAACTCAGACAGCGCAACACCGTCACGTTGTGGGCCAGCATCGACGGCGGGGCCTTCACGACGTACACCAATGTCTCGGGCACGGTGAACCTGACGCCGAGCCCGCTGGCCGCCGGCACGCACACCCTGATCGTCACCTACCGCCAGGTGGCCGGCTCGTACACCGGCGACGCCGTGTTCCAGGGCCTGATCCTCGACTCGGGCGCGAGCACGGTCAAGCCCGCGGCGCGCCCCCGGCTCATCGAGTTCGTCGGCGACTCGATCACCGCCGGGACCACCAGCAGCAAGCTCGCCGTCACCGACTACGCCTTCCAGACCGGCGAACGGCTCGGGGCCGACCACACCCAGATCGCCATCGGTGGCATGTGCCTGTCCGAGACCTCGGATGCGTGCTGGGCCCAGGAGACCCGCTACTGGCTGGCCAGCGGCGGCCAGGCGGGCACCGACGCCTGGAACTTCAGTCGCTACACCGCCGACGCCGTCGTCATCAACCTCGGCACCAACGACAAGAGCCACGGCGTCACCGGCCCGGACTTCCAGGCCAAGTACACGACGTTCCTGCAGAAGATCCGAGCCAGGTTCCCGTACGCGAAACTGATCGCCCTGCGCACCTTCATCGGGCGCTACGCCACGGAGACCCAGGCGGCAGTGCGGGCGCGCAACGCCGCCGGGGACAGCAACGTGGCCTACGTCGACACCACGGGCTGGCTGCCGGCCGACGGGCTGAGCGACTCGGTGCACCCCAACGACAAGGGCCACCTGGCGATCACCGACAAGCTGGTGCCGCTGCTGAGCACGACGCTGTGCGCCCCCGCGGCCACGGCGAGGACCGCCGCCGCGGCCGCGACCCCGGTGTCCGTGTGGATGGCGGGTGACTCGACCATGATGAACGCCAGCACGTGTCCGATCGGCTGGGGCAGCCAGTTCGCCCCCTACTTCAGCACCGACGTCACGGTCCGCAACAGCGCCGTCGGCGGCCGCAGCATCCAGACCTGGCTGTACGAGGGAAACGTCACCACCGTCAAGAACGCAGCCGGTGAGTGCACCCTCAGCTCCAGCACGTACAGCACCCGCTGGCAGGCCATGCTCAACGCCGGCACCGGCATGCGGGCCGGCGACTACCTGATCGTCCAGTTCGGCATCAACGACGGCGACACCGCCTGCCCGCGGCACGTCGGCCCGGCCCGCTTCCAGGAACTGCTCGGCGTCATGATCAAGGCGGCGCAGGCCCGGGGTGCCCGGCCGATCCTGGTCACCCCGGTCGCGGCCATCACGTGCAGCGGCAGCACCGCCGTCGGCAACCGCGGCTTCGTGACCGAGACCAAGAACACCGCCGCCGCGTACGGCGTACCGGTCATCGACCTGCACGCCCGCAGCGTCGCGCTCTACAACCAGCTCAAGCTGTGCCCGAACAACGGCGACTACACCACCGGCGCCGTGGGGGCCTTCTTCTGCAGCGACCACACCCACTTCGAGGCCGCCGGCGCACGACAGATCGCCGGCCTGATCGCCACCGCCCTGCGCGAGCAGAACATCCCGCTGGCCGCCTATCTGACCTGACCGGTCAGGGGCAGCCAAAGCCGGCGTGGTAGTCACCGGGGGACTTACCGGCGGCTACCCGGTCGGCGAGGTCCCAGAAGCCCTCGGCGTAGTCGCCCTCGTCGCGCATCGCCACCAGGACCGGCCAGGTGTGGCTGCTGCCCAGCGCCGTCGTGACGCGGGCGACGGCGGTGGTGTCATGGTCCCGGGTGGCCCGGGTCCATTCGTCGAACCAGCCGCAGCCGATCCGGTTGATCAGCTCTGCGCCGTACTGGTAGCGGTCGTAGACGCCCGGGATGTCCACCCCGGAAACCGTGAAGCCGGGCGGGAGCGGCACCCCGGTCAGCAGGTCCTCGGTGGCGGCCCGGGCGCGGGGCGGGGTGACGGTGGCGGCGGGCAGGGCGGCCAGCCAGGTGCGGGGGTCGACGCGCTGGAGGGTGGCGAGCATGTCGTCGAAGCCCGCCCGGGTCCACGGGCCGGAGGTGCGCAGGCCGGCGAAGACCCCGCTGCGTGCGTGCAGCAGCAGCTCCCAGTCGGAGTCGCTGTAGGTGAAGACATCGCCGGCCCAGCCGTCGACGACGCCCGGCTCGGGTGCGCTGACCTCGAGGCGGTCCTGGTAGTAGCTGTCGTGCCGGGCGCCGGGGTACCAGGTGATGTCGAGCGACAGGTCGCCCTTGGCGATCACCACGGTGCCGTCGTCGGCGCCGAAGCCGTACACAGTGGTGATCTTCCAGCCGGAGCTGCCGGCCAGCAGGAGCACCTTGTCGCCGGTGATCGTCAGGAGCGAGACCGGCGCCGGCGTTGCCGAGGGCACCGCGGACGGCGCCGCGGCGCTGGCGGCCAGGAAGCCGACGGGCGGCGCCGGGGCCTGCTGACGGTGGCTGACCAGCAGGGCCGGCAGGGTCACCACGGCGATGAGTGCGGCGGCGGCGGAGAGCACCGCGGCCGTACGCCAGGACCGGGCCGGTGGCGCCGCCACGATCTCGTCCAGCAGGCTCTGCTGCTCCTGCGCCGACGCCACGGGCCGGTAGGGGTCGGCGTCCCGCACGAGGCGGTCGAGTTCCTCGTCGGTCATTTCTCCTCCTGAAGGGTGAGAATCGGCGCCGCATCGGCACCGATCAGCTCGCGCAACCGGGCCCGCGCCCGGGACAGCCGGGTGCGAACCGCCGCGGCGCTCAGCCCCAGCACCCCGGCAACCTCACGGGGTGGCAGCCCCTCCCACACCGTCAGCGTCAGCACCTCCCGGTCGAGCTCGGGCAGCCGGGCCAGGGCCGCGCGCACCGCGAGCCGGTCGGGCACCTCGGCGCCGGGGTCGGCCGCGGGCTCCGGGGCCAGCCGCTGCCGCAGCCGCGCCCCGAGGCGTTCCCGCCGCTGGTCGCCGCGGTGCTGGTTGGCCAGGACCCGGCGGGCGACCCCGTACAGCCACAGCCGGGCATCGTCGCCGCCGGGCAGCTCGCGCCCGCGCCGCCAGGCCACCAGGAAGGTCTCGGCGACCACGTCGGCGGCGTCCTCGGGATGCTGGACACGGCGCAGCGCGTACGCCAGCAGCGGCTCGAAGCAGTCGGCGTACACGCGGCGGAAGCGCTCGTCGTAGCTGGTTCCGGGGCTCACACCTACCCCATGTCCGGACGGGCCCCCAACGTTACGCGCTGGGCGGCCCACCATCGCTGCCACGACGGCGCGCGCCGGGCCGGGGCCGCGGTCAACCCGGCCGACTCCCAGCGCAGCACCGGGCGGATCCCGTGCAGCGCGTTCACCAGCCAGACCTCCCGGCCGTCGAGCCGGTCGACCCGGCACCGCACCGGTTCCACCCGGATGCCGAGCTCCCGGGCCCGGCGCTGGAGGGCCGCGGTGGTCACGCCGGCCAGCAGCGGCAGCGCGGGATCGGGGACGCACAGCGTGCTGCCCTCCCACCAGAGCAGGCTGGTGGTGCTGCCCTCCAGGACCAGCCCGTCCGGCGTGCACAGCACGGTCTCGGGCGAACCGGCCAGCACCGGCAGGTCGGGGCCCTTGACCGTGGGCGAGCGCCGGGGATCGGCCGCGACCCTCGGGGTCAGCTCCCGGCGCGGTGGCGCGGGGCGCAACCGGTAGCGCAGCTGCCCGGCCGTGGTCAGCTCCACGCGCGGGAACCAGCGCCCCTCCCCCGGCAGCGCGCCGAGGACCGCCGCCCAGAAGCGCCCGAGCCGATCCGCTGCCACCCCGTGCCGCCGGCAGGCCGCCGTGAACCGGTCGCGGTGGCCGTCGAGGAAGCGCACCCCGCCCGCCTCCACCAGCCACGAATCGGCCACGGCCGGCGCCTCCCCGGAGTCGGCCGCCGGCACCAGCGCCCGGCCATCGAACGCCAGCAGCGCCGGCGCCGCGGCGATCCGCGCCGCCAGTTCGGTGGCCCGGGCCGCCTGGTCACGGTGCAGCACCGGGTCGTCGAACTCCTCCACCGACACCACCGTCAGCAGCAACGCCGTGTCCAGCTCGTAGAGGTCGAGCAGAGACGACGCGGCGGCGTCGAACCGGTCGGCGCCGTACCCCCGGCGGAACTCCTCGGTCAGCAGCCCGTAGCCACGGATGCGGCCCAGCTCCATCAGCGGATCACCGACGATGCAGTTCGACAGGTCGATCAGCGCGGCGATCCGGCCGCCCTCGACGCAGATGTTCTCGCGGCGCAGATCCATGTGCAGCAGGCTGGTCGCGTGCGCGGCCCGGGTGCCGAGCAGCGCGGTGACGACGGGCTCCAGCGAGGCGTCGGCGGGCAGCGGGCAGTAGCGCCGGGCCGCCCGCAACCGCTGCCACAGCCGCTGCCGGACGAAGCCGGTCCAGGACGGGTGCGGGCTCAGCCCGGCGGCGCGCGGCCGGATCCCGTGCAGCCGGCGCACGATCCCGCCGAGCCGGTCCAGCGGCAGCTCGGCGTGCTGGTCGTGCGGCACCAGGCTCAGCCGGAGCCAGGACGGTTCGCCCGGCCCGGTGCCGCGGTGCCGGCCGAGGATCTCCGGTACGGGCAGGCCCGCCGCCGCCATCAGCCGCAGCGCAACGGCTTCCTTCTCGAGGACCACCCCGAAATCCACGTCGCCGTCGTACGACGTGCGCACCCGCTCGGCCCGCGGCGACCGTACGACGCTCGGGGCCGTCCCGTCCTCGACCAGGTCCGCCCAGAAATCCGTGCCGGCCCGCCACGGCCGGACGGTCAGCCCGGGCACCCCGGTCACCCGCCGCAACGACCGCGCCAGCACCTTCACCCGGCCCGCACCGTCCATGCCGCCGGAGCATACGGGCAGCATCGCGCCGGGGTGAACGGAAGGGGCCGGCGCCAACCGGCGCCGGCCCCTTCGAGGCGATCAGGGATCAGCCCTTGTGCCACTTCTGGTTGGCGCTGCCGCCACAGTCCCAGAGCTGGAGCTTCGCGTGGTCCGCGGTGTTCCAGTCCTTGATGTCGACGCACTTGTTGGCCTGCGGGTTGACCAGGTCACCGGCGCCCGACAGGACCCACTGCTGCGCGGCGTTGCCCGAGCAGTTGGCGATCTGGATCGGCGTGCCGTTGGCGGTGGAGCCGCCGGCCACGTCCAGGCACTTGTTGTTCTGGGTCTTGAGCTGGCCGCCGGTGGCCGTCCACTTCTGCGGCAGCTCGTTGTTGCACGGCCACATCTGCACCTGGACGCCGTCGGCGTAGTTGCCGGCCGGCACGTCGATGCACTTGCCGTTCCAGTTGCTGATCAGCGAGGTCCCGGACGACGGCGCCGGGGCCTGGGTGGTCGGCGCTGTGGTCGGCGTCCTGGTCGGCGCCTGGGTGGTGGGCTGCTGCGTCGGCGTGGTGCTGCCGCCGCCACCGCCGGTGAACGGGTTGAGCGTGATCCCGGCGGACGTGGGCGCCCCGTCGTGAACCAGCGACTCGAAGTTGCCGACGTCGTCGAACGCGAAGGCGTACGCCTTGCCGTCGGCCATGTTCTGGTGCACCAGCTTGGCGTACTGGTTGGTCGGGTTGCTCCGGTAGAAGTCCGCCGCGTTGGTGCTCGGCTGGGTGTCGACGGTGCCGAGCGTGCCGCGGTTGAGCGCGGCGCACAGCGTGCGGGCGATCGGCCCGACCACGTTGTCGTTCGGGGCGCCGAGCGCACCGTCACAGCCCCAGACGTTGGCCGAGCTCGGCTTCTGGAACGTCGCGACCTGCTTGCCGGCGGAGTCGGTGAAGGTCATGACCGATCCCGAGGTACGGCCGGAGTACTTGACGCTGGGCTGGTCGCCGAACGGCACGACGGTCAGCGTCTTGCTGGTGTAGGCGTTCCAGGCGCTGGTGATGTACGGGTCGAGGTACGTGCTGCTCAGCCCGCCGGTGTCGGCCGCCTTGCCCGGGGCCAGCACGCGCAGCACGGTGCCGTCGGAGCGGGTGTACACCGAGCCGGCCAGCCCGGCCGACTTCATCCCGTTGATGACGTTGTCGCGGCCGTTGGCCTTGAGCGTGCCGGTGGAGTGGGTGCCCTCCGAGCCGCTGGTGGTCACCGTGTGCGGCACGGCGAACATGTCCACCTGCGAGCTGTTGAGCCAGATGCCCGCGTCGTTGTAGGTGAACTCGCTCCAGTCGAACAGGATGTCGCGGTTGGCGTCGCCACCGGCCCACGGGGCCGGCTGCACGAGCCCGTCCGGGGTGAGGAAGAACTTGAGCTTCTGGCCGAACGAGAAGTACAACCGGCCGGAGATGCCCTTGGGCAGCTGGATCGAGGTCTTGCCGCCGGTGCCCGGCCCGGCGATGGCGACGTCCGGCGCGGCCGACGGCGGGTTGGCCCCGGCCGGCCAGTTCGAGAACGTACCGGCGGCGTTGACGTAGCCGAGCTTGCCGGTGTTCAGGTTCGTGCCGATCACGTACAGGTAGGTGGCCTCGCCACGGCCGGTCTGGTTGGCGACCGACACGGGGAGCAGCGCCGGGCCGGTGGCCGCGGACGCCTGACCGATGGCGGCGTAGGTGCCACCGGCCAGCACCACGGCGAAGGCCGCCGCGATGCCGATCACTTTCTTTTTGGTACGCACTGGGGGATGCACCTCGGGGGGAAAAGGTAAACAAACTTCAAAGCTCGTCCAGGGTTGAGGGCGCAGACCCACGAGTCAAGATCAGACCGGCGATTGGCGCAGTGTGCCGTAATTGTCCGCCCCAACGTCCCCCGCTTCTTAAAGGGTTCCTTAGGTCACGCCCCGACCGGCGGGGCCCCGGTCATTCGTGGCGCAGCTCCTCGGTGCTCATCAGGGCGCGTACGGCAGGCAGGCTGACCAGCGTGGTCAGCACCGCCAGCGCGGCGGCCACGGCCACCGGCACCAGGATCGCGGCCGCGTCCAGGTGCAACGGCAGCTGCTCGGCACGCTGCAACGCGAAGCCCAGCACGATGCCCGCGAGACCGGCCAGCGTCAGCCCGACCAGCAACGGGATCAGGCTCTGCCAGACCATCGACCAGACCAGGGTGACCGGCCGGGCGCCGATGGCGGCCAGCACCCCCAGCAGCCGGCGGCGTTCCCGCAGCCGGTCCGCGGCGTCCAGCAGCAGGCTCAGGCACATCAGGATCAGCACGACCACCGTGCCGATGAGCAGCCCGGTGCGCACGGCGGCGAACGGGTCGGCGTGCTGGAGCCGGGTCGTGTTCACCACGGTGGTCAGCGGGTCCAGACGCATGCTGACCGCACGGATCCGGGCGAACGCGGCGTCGTCGTCGAGCCCGGTGGTGAAGTAGGTGCGCAGCCGGGCGACGTCGGGCGGGATCCGCGGCGCGGCCGCGGGGGTCGCGAACAGGGTCGGGTAGAGCGGGTCGCCGAGGGCCTCGGTCCTGGTGACCGGGCGCGCCCCGGACGGCACCCGCCAGCGCCCGGCGGACCGGCCCGTGCCGTCGTCGATGGACACCGTACCCGGCCGGTCACCGACGACGAACGAGTCGCCGTCGGCGCACCGGTCCAGCGTCGCCACCACCCGCAGCGCCGTGCAGTCGCCCACCACCAGGGCCGACGGCCCGGTCGGCGTGGTGTCG includes:
- a CDS encoding AfsR/SARP family transcriptional regulator → MLTLRMLGPVQVLSARGAVDPGPARQRCVLAALAVDAGRPVPVPALIDRVWDDRPPQRARHTLQVHLSRLRTVLAAADPAARIVRRCGGYTLDLAAGHSDMGTVQALVRQARHPGTGLAEQGATLDRALQLWQGTPLAGLPGQWVEQVRQHWLHLRLDLLIRWAAAHLATGRVDAVLAGSSAALIDFPLAEPLWAVRMRALVAAQRRAEALALYESARRRLATELGVDPGPELAALHHALLT
- a CDS encoding helix-turn-helix domain-containing protein — translated: MVRLPLTPEEVERGQRLGALLRRARGQRSMLETALDARVSPETLRKIESGRVATPAFSTIAAIADVLGLSLDEVWAEINAGHGIRTKVAS
- a CDS encoding GDSL-type esterase/lipase family protein, with protein sequence MSSWKRFQSLVIAAVLGLGLTVAGAADAPAAHAATGDGSPVDPNISFVGRWNTTSAAGYVPYWAGAYLRVGFTGRTVKLRQRNTVTLWASIDGGAFTTYTNVSGTVNLTPSPLAAGTHTLIVTYRQVAGSYTGDAVFQGLILDSGASTVKPAARPRLIEFVGDSITAGTTSSKLAVTDYAFQTGERLGADHTQIAIGGMCLSETSDACWAQETRYWLASGGQAGTDAWNFSRYTADAVVINLGTNDKSHGVTGPDFQAKYTTFLQKIRARFPYAKLIALRTFIGRYATETQAAVRARNAAGDSNVAYVDTTGWLPADGLSDSVHPNDKGHLAITDKLVPLLSTTLCAPAATARTAAAAATPVSVWMAGDSTMMNASTCPIGWGSQFAPYFSTDVTVRNSAVGGRSIQTWLYEGNVTTVKNAAGECTLSSSTYSTRWQAMLNAGTGMRAGDYLIVQFGINDGDTACPRHVGPARFQELLGVMIKAAQARGARPILVTPVAAITCSGSTAVGNRGFVTETKNTAAAYGVPVIDLHARSVALYNQLKLCPNNGDYTTGAVGAFFCSDHTHFEAAGARQIAGLIATALREQNIPLAAYLT
- a CDS encoding SigE family RNA polymerase sigma factor — encoded protein: MRPEQEREYIEYVRGRLTKLHRTAYLLCGDAHRADDIVQATLTSLYKHWKRVTAADNVDGYVHSILVRRYLDERRLRWSRVLLGEVPVHAATVAAADHGIAERDALITALRALPKGQRAVVVLRYFDDLSVEATAEALKCSVGNVKSQCARGLAALRAALGPERQVSSAQGMRNQ
- the map gene encoding type I methionyl aminopeptidase; protein product: MIEIFEPADLPRARETGALVAGILQSLKSRIVPGTNLLDVDRWAKAMIDEAGAQSCYVDYAPSFGRGPFGHYICTSVNDAVLHGLPHDYQLADGDLLSLDLAVSLGGIVTDSAISFVVGGAETPESLALIDATQRALQAGIAAAVPGARIGDLSYAIGSVLTAAGYPVNTEFGGHGVGSTMHQDPHIANTGKPGRGYKLRPGLLLALEPWIMADTDKLVTDKDGWTLRSATGCRTAHSEHTIFITTSGAEILTLPA
- a CDS encoding peptidase inhibitor family I36 protein, coding for MRKVVQGAAIVVAALLAGVAGVAGPAQAGVGKPPGPRPPASASAAELTAKAIGDCPREYACLWYWTYYEGTRWQGKNWNPYLPGTIKNLSESSFNNGVNCTVHWYDGEWYGSYLFSQARGVGYPNLYDLGYANRIESMNWC
- a CDS encoding TetR/AcrR family transcriptional regulator, encoding MGRDDGAVEVGAVLADEEEDDVGDLLGFTDPAAGVERAEDVREAARVSGSQIYHYFDSKQALIRAVITRQADAEPVPGKPMMGALDSFDALRAWADAAVERQEEVADGSECTLTSLAAELSGTDEDSRADLSHGFLRWQGLLHDSLRAMQQRGDLSAGADLDELALGLLAALQGGKVLSRTMGSTKPLRAALNAALSYVRTYVTA